From the genome of Papaver somniferum cultivar HN1 chromosome 2, ASM357369v1, whole genome shotgun sequence, one region includes:
- the LOC113347823 gene encoding uncharacterized protein LOC113347823 — protein sequence MAGLSMYCRLNPYSPKPLTKHTPSTTYHHPSSSSSFSISPSSLPKSRFIKFSTMASQSVPSEKTVNSVIVEQQRVNVKNKYGENLVGVLHETGSTKIVILCHGFQSSKDSRINRNLAEVLTKQGISVFRFDFSGNGESEGTFQYGNYVKEADDLHSVVMHFVGLKRVVGAIVGHSKGGDVVLVYASKYHDVPTVVNLSGRYNMERGIAERLGKDYTERIEKDGFIDVKDKEGNVQYRVTKESLMERLATDMHALCLLFGKDCRVMTVHGSADEIIRVEDAFEFAKVIANHKLHIVEGADHCYTKHPTELAEVVVDYINESFQANTITLQ from the exons ATGGCAGGTCTTAGCATGTACTGTAGACTAAACCCATATTCACCAAAACCACTAACCAAACACACCCCATCAACGACGTATCATCatccctcttcttcatcatctttctcCATCTCTCCTTCTTCACTCCCTAAATCCCGATTCATCAAATTCTCAACAATGGCTTCTCAATCAGTTCCTTCTGAGAAAACCGTTAACTCAG TGATTGTTGAGCAACAAAGAGTTAATGTAAAGAATAAGTACGGTGAAAATCTTGTTGGTGTCTTACATGAAACGGGTTCAACAAAAATTGTAATCTTGTGCCATGGATTTCAATCAAGTAAGGATTCTCGGATTAACAGGAATTTGGCTGAGGTTTTAACGAAACAAGGGATTAGTGTATTCCGGTTTGATTTTTCTGGCAATGG GGAAAGTGAAGGTACATTTCAGTATGGAAATTACGTTAAGGAGGCTGATGACTTGCATTCTGTGGTCATGCACTTTGTTGGGTTGAAACGCGTGGTTGGTGCAATTGTTGGGCATAGTAAAG GAGGAGATGTGGTGCTTGTATATGCTTCAAAGTATCATGACGTACCTACAGTTGTAAATCTTTCCGGACGCTACAATATGGAGAGAGGTATTGCAGAACGCTTGGGTAAGGATTATACGGAAAGAATTGAGAAAGATGGATTTATTGATGTAAAGGACAAAGAAG GAAATGTCCAGTACCGTGTGACGAAAGAGAGTTTGATGGAACGCCTTGCTACTGATATGCATGCATTATGCCTTTTATTTGGAAAGGATTGCAG GGTGATGACAGTTCATGGTTCTGCGGATGAAATTATAAGAGTTGAAGATGCGTTTGAATTTGCCAAAGTGATAGCCAATCACAAGTTACACATAGTGGAAGGCGCTGATCATTGTTACACTAAACATCCAACTGAATTGGCGGAGGTAGTGGTGGATTATATAAATGAATCTTTTCAGGCGAACACCATCACCCTTCAGTAG